One window from the genome of Metabacillus flavus encodes:
- a CDS encoding AbrB family transcriptional regulator, with amino-acid sequence MVAASDSLKGNVGIVSVLQTIRILSVVFLIPFVVTFVLGQGDTGLQAAAAGRSFHEVHPAAFLLFAIHVLTGFFLRKILPAFYVVGSMINAAHMNIIGFPIPHLPHWLVTASQLMIGTSIGSKMSVQDLKKAGRAGLPFFIYTVLLIVLSLGLGIPFSIITSLSLETGLLCLGPC; translated from the coding sequence ATGGTGGCTGCAAGCGATTCATTAAAGGGCAATGTGGGGATTGTATCCGTATTGCAAACCATCCGGATCCTTTCTGTCGTATTCCTAATCCCCTTCGTTGTAACCTTTGTTTTAGGGCAAGGTGATACCGGGCTTCAAGCTGCTGCCGCCGGACGTTCATTTCATGAAGTACATCCAGCTGCGTTTTTATTATTTGCTATTCATGTCCTAACCGGATTTTTCTTAAGAAAAATCCTTCCTGCCTTCTATGTTGTCGGTTCAATGATAAATGCAGCCCATATGAATATTATTGGCTTTCCCATCCCTCACTTGCCCCATTGGCTTGTAACGGCTTCACAGCTTATGATTGGAACAAGCATCGGTTCAAAAATGTCCGTTCAGGATTTAAAAAAAGCCGGCCGAGCAGGCTTACCTTTTTTCATCTACACCGTCTTACTTATCGTGCTTTCGCTGGGACTTGGAATCCCATTCTCAATAATAACCAGTTTGTCCCTCGAAACTGGTCTGCTTTGTCTCGGGCCTTGTTGA
- a CDS encoding acyl-CoA thioesterase has product MNTPTKTCKESFVVKTSMVLPPDTNNHGTLFGGRLMAYIDDVAAIAATRHSRTLVVTASTDSVDFLHPIMVGHSVCLEAFVTYTGRTSMEIFVKVVAEDMLSGDRNVCALSFLTFVAVDANNKPTPVPQVIPQTEMEKQLNETAKARAQARRNRKQEFEKMAEMFGTDMPW; this is encoded by the coding sequence ATGAATACTCCAACTAAAACCTGCAAAGAATCCTTTGTTGTTAAAACATCCATGGTGCTGCCTCCGGATACAAATAATCATGGTACTCTTTTTGGAGGAAGGCTGATGGCCTATATCGATGATGTGGCTGCAATCGCTGCGACCAGGCATTCAAGAACGCTCGTGGTGACGGCCTCCACGGATTCTGTTGATTTTCTGCACCCTATAATGGTTGGACATTCCGTTTGTCTGGAAGCATTTGTAACCTATACTGGAAGAACGTCCATGGAGATCTTTGTGAAAGTGGTTGCCGAGGATATGCTCTCAGGTGACCGCAATGTCTGTGCGTTAAGCTTCCTGACTTTCGTAGCTGTCGATGCAAATAATAAACCAACGCCAGTACCGCAGGTTATACCTCAAACGGAGATGGAAAAACAGCTGAATGAAACTGCGAAAGCACGGGCCCAGGCTAGAAGAAACAGAAAACAGGAATTTGAAAAAATGGCGGAAATGTTCGGTACGGATATGCCTTGGTAA
- the ade gene encoding adenine deaminase, with the protein MSINKMKERNDAASGKEMADLLITNVIVADVFNHELVKMDIAIKNGEFISCGRRAAKKVIDGKGMYMIPSFIDSHVHIESSMVTPSEFAKAVLPHGVTTVIADPHEIANVSGTDGIRFMLEQSENLPLDIRIMLPSCVPAASFEESGAILNMSDLVPFANHPRVLGLAEVMDYPSLVNGEQDMLDKIYMASSRSMPIDGHLAGLPLELIDLYRTAGVKTDHEVGSAEEAVNRIRRGMYVQIRQGSVAQNLSAVIQAVTPLNSRRFIFCTDDKHLDELKEEGSIDHLVRLSIEKGIDPLTAIQMASINAAECYGLQKKGAIAPGFEADFILTDDLTSLTIRKVFRLGKEWAVNGNLISRDWPVSEPVQDTLLNTVHIGPFKQEQLALPIQKEQEVPIIEILANQLITKKRMEKTSESEGVFNANVELDHLKLVCVERHRSSGKAGVGIVKGLKLKMGSIAVSISHDSHHIMAAGTNDKTLFAAISRLEELQGGMVVADEKGSILAELSLPIGGLMSDRPYEEVIQRMKGIHHALKKTGFNEPFNPFVMLSFLALPVIPEIKLTVNGLFDVTKFEHIHL; encoded by the coding sequence ATGTCGATTAATAAAATGAAAGAAAGAAACGATGCTGCATCGGGCAAAGAAATGGCGGACCTGCTTATAACAAATGTGATTGTGGCAGATGTTTTCAACCACGAACTTGTAAAGATGGATATCGCGATTAAAAATGGAGAGTTTATCAGCTGCGGACGCAGGGCCGCTAAAAAAGTAATTGATGGAAAAGGAATGTACATGATTCCTTCGTTTATAGATTCACATGTGCACATTGAGTCTTCAATGGTCACACCCTCTGAATTTGCAAAGGCTGTTCTTCCGCATGGGGTAACGACGGTGATTGCCGACCCTCATGAGATCGCCAATGTTTCGGGAACAGATGGAATTCGATTCATGCTCGAACAATCAGAAAATCTGCCCCTTGACATAAGGATTATGCTGCCGTCTTGTGTTCCTGCAGCAAGCTTTGAAGAGAGCGGAGCCATTCTGAATATGTCCGATTTAGTCCCGTTTGCAAATCACCCTAGGGTACTCGGTCTTGCGGAAGTAATGGATTATCCATCATTAGTAAATGGTGAACAAGATATGCTGGACAAAATTTATATGGCTTCAAGCCGTTCAATGCCGATTGATGGCCATCTTGCCGGTTTGCCTTTAGAATTAATCGACCTTTACAGGACGGCAGGTGTGAAAACCGATCACGAAGTCGGTTCTGCAGAGGAAGCGGTAAACCGGATTCGGAGAGGAATGTATGTTCAAATCAGGCAGGGATCTGTGGCGCAGAATCTTTCTGCTGTCATTCAGGCAGTTACTCCTCTGAATTCAAGAAGGTTTATTTTTTGCACGGATGATAAGCATCTTGATGAGCTAAAAGAAGAAGGAAGCATTGACCATCTTGTAAGACTCTCTATTGAAAAAGGAATCGATCCGCTAACAGCTATTCAAATGGCATCAATCAATGCAGCCGAGTGCTACGGACTTCAGAAAAAAGGAGCGATTGCTCCAGGGTTTGAGGCTGATTTCATTTTAACCGATGACTTAACAAGCCTGACTATAAGAAAAGTATTCAGACTGGGGAAAGAATGGGCTGTAAATGGTAATCTCATCTCCCGAGACTGGCCGGTCTCTGAGCCGGTTCAAGATACGCTGTTAAATACGGTCCATATCGGTCCCTTTAAACAGGAACAACTCGCTTTGCCTATACAAAAAGAACAGGAAGTCCCTATTATTGAAATCCTGGCCAATCAGCTCATCACAAAAAAAAGGATGGAGAAAACATCTGAATCAGAGGGTGTTTTTAATGCAAACGTTGAACTAGATCATTTAAAGCTGGTGTGTGTGGAGCGTCACCGGTCATCAGGAAAAGCCGGAGTAGGCATAGTGAAAGGACTTAAACTGAAAATGGGATCCATCGCAGTGTCCATTTCACATGATTCACATCATATTATGGCGGCAGGAACGAATGATAAAACCCTTTTTGCAGCGATCAGCCGCTTGGAGGAACTTCAAGGCGGGATGGTTGTCGCAGATGAAAAGGGAAGTATTTTAGCCGAATTGTCTCTTCCCATTGGCGGACTGATGTCTGACAGGCCATATGAGGAAGTCATCCAAAGAATGAAAGGCATTCATCATGCCTTGAAAAAGACGGGCTTTAACGAACCATTTAACCCATTCGTTATGCTTTCCTTCCTTGCATTGCCGGTCATTCCAGAGATTAAACTGACAGTAAACGGATTGTTTGATGTGACTAAATTCGAACATATCCATCTATAA
- a CDS encoding DUF6884 domain-containing protein — protein sequence MKRLCIIPCGKRKIWDKQPGLGPVPAQSAYTGIFHKLCQTYARTFFTSWVILSAKHGFLKPEELVPGNYDLAFQMKHPDMISIRELQKQLDEKELNDADQIVMLGGKKFDQILCKVFGRSAIFPLKGSKGIGDMQRKLKVAVENKTEII from the coding sequence ATGAAGAGATTATGTATTATCCCATGCGGGAAACGGAAAATATGGGATAAACAGCCCGGTCTTGGACCAGTTCCGGCTCAGTCCGCTTACACTGGCATTTTTCACAAGCTCTGTCAAACATATGCCCGTACCTTTTTTACTTCCTGGGTTATCCTCTCAGCCAAGCATGGATTTTTAAAACCAGAGGAGCTGGTTCCTGGAAATTACGATCTTGCATTTCAAATGAAACATCCCGATATGATTAGCATTCGAGAACTGCAGAAACAGCTGGATGAAAAGGAATTGAATGATGCCGATCAGATTGTCATGCTGGGCGGAAAAAAATTTGATCAGATTCTATGCAAAGTTTTTGGGAGATCGGCGATATTTCCTTTGAAGGGTTCAAAGGGAATTGGTGATATGCAGAGAAAACTTAAAGTAGCGGTGGAAAATAAAACTGAAATCATTTGA
- a CDS encoding Hsp20/alpha crystallin family protein, translating to MPEGKNRPNLGPMRMINDFFENRPSKSLLDTIDDIFTRNPNKMYFGVDMRETMTHYIIKAEIPGVSKEEIDLELENQHLNIRLFPEPKNKDGAKWAGASRTIELPGNAILQDMKAQYRSGILSVRFPKKQGKKITVE from the coding sequence ATGCCGGAAGGAAAAAACAGACCGAATTTAGGACCTATGAGGATGATCAATGACTTCTTCGAAAACCGCCCATCAAAATCATTGCTTGATACAATCGATGACATCTTTACACGGAATCCCAACAAAATGTACTTTGGAGTGGACATGAGAGAAACGATGACCCACTATATAATTAAAGCGGAAATTCCCGGTGTATCAAAAGAGGAAATTGATTTGGAACTGGAGAATCAGCATCTGAACATACGGCTGTTCCCTGAACCCAAAAATAAAGACGGGGCCAAATGGGCAGGAGCAAGCCGGACCATTGAGCTTCCCGGCAACGCGATTTTGCAGGACATGAAAGCTCAATACAGAAGCGGAATTCTCAGCGTTCGCTTTCCTAAAAAACAAGGAAAAAAAATTACCGTCGAATAA
- a CDS encoding potassium channel family protein has product MKKEFAVIGLGRFGGSICRALSEEGMEVMAIDNDEDRVNEFANIASHAVVGDTTDEAVLKSLGIRNFDHVIVAIGENIQASILTTLILKDLGVKNITVKAQNDYHEKVLAKIGADKIVHPERDMGRRIAHNIISNNVLDYLELSDEHSIVEIAADKKLAGNTLINLDIRANYGINIVAIKRNKDIIVSPQAEEAIELNDILIVIGADSDIDRFERKVLNV; this is encoded by the coding sequence ATGAAAAAAGAATTTGCAGTAATCGGGCTTGGACGGTTTGGCGGCAGCATCTGCAGGGCATTAAGTGAAGAAGGCATGGAAGTGATGGCGATTGATAATGATGAGGACCGCGTTAATGAGTTCGCGAATATCGCGTCTCATGCGGTTGTCGGAGACACGACCGATGAAGCGGTTCTTAAAAGCCTGGGAATCCGTAATTTTGATCACGTGATTGTTGCGATAGGCGAAAATATTCAAGCAAGCATTCTTACTACATTAATTTTAAAAGACTTAGGTGTGAAAAATATTACGGTAAAAGCCCAAAACGATTACCACGAAAAAGTGCTGGCTAAAATCGGAGCAGACAAAATTGTTCATCCTGAGCGTGATATGGGAAGAAGGATTGCCCATAATATTATTTCAAACAACGTGCTGGACTATCTTGAGCTGTCTGATGAACATAGCATTGTGGAAATTGCTGCAGACAAGAAGCTTGCCGGCAATACCCTGATTAATCTTGATATTCGTGCTAACTATGGTATTAATATAGTGGCCATAAAAAGGAACAAAGATATTATTGTTTCACCTCAAGCAGAGGAAGCTATTGAGCTTAATGATATTCTGATTGTCATTGGGGCGGATTCCGATATCGACCGTTTTGAAAGGAAAGTACTGAACGTATAA
- a CDS encoding AbrB family transcriptional regulator produces MKPAFIVIKTFAISIAGGLIYFYLHLPLPWILGPLTSLLLFKSLRQGAFHTPFLLKNTAFTITGIYFGTSFTRETFAQAGPFFLPYTLLTIILLSFSIRAGFFLAKKKGLDRLQVYLHPFQGACRKWWLQAIH; encoded by the coding sequence ATGAAGCCAGCTTTCATAGTAATAAAAACATTCGCCATCTCAATCGCTGGCGGATTGATCTATTTTTATCTTCATCTGCCGCTTCCCTGGATTCTAGGCCCATTGACTTCTCTTCTGCTGTTTAAATCATTGCGGCAGGGAGCATTTCATACTCCCTTTCTCCTTAAAAATACCGCATTTACGATTACGGGAATTTACTTCGGAACGTCTTTTACCAGAGAAACATTCGCACAAGCAGGGCCGTTCTTTCTCCCTTATACCCTTTTAACCATTATTTTATTATCATTTAGTATCCGTGCTGGATTTTTTCTTGCCAAAAAGAAAGGACTTGATCGATTACAAGTGTATTTGCATCCATTCCAGGGGGCTTGTCGGAAATGGTGGCTGCAAGCGATTCATTAA
- a CDS encoding NAD(P)H-hydrate dehydratase — protein sequence MFIFTKEDIRHIDRQAEERGLSEFTLMENAGAGLYREISSLITKQQRICIAAGKGNNGGDGIVLARYLLLNGYQANLFFPFGPPEEDGTAGRHFRYLKACGFSPVTDDLKGDVIVDALFGIGFQLPLREEAKVWIRQLNGEPALKISIDIPSGVEADHGSVSEAFRADYTFCLHGYKPSAFLVPSGTYYGKTAAVPIGLPQEGKIRVWTEEDAINAWPSFAASAHKGIFGTGYIIAGSDHMPGSALLAAKGALRSGIGKLIIGTSQFASAILAGEVPETTYEFDGLEKTANGSIPKKLKAAAIGPGLENEDLIEQAVQTLLEGDFPVVLDAGALQKRRYMKREIPPILTPHPGEFSRMTGLTVKDIQSSRIQTALQYAAENEVILILKGEQTVIAFPDGDAIINLTGNSALAKGGSGDTLTGILTACLCTHRTIKEAAANAVLIHGMTADLWVSKYGVRTMTASDISDMIPEVMKNLENKKGI from the coding sequence ATGTTTATCTTCACAAAAGAGGATATACGTCACATAGACCGGCAGGCAGAAGAAAGAGGATTAAGTGAATTTACATTGATGGAAAACGCGGGTGCAGGGCTTTATAGAGAAATTTCCTCCCTGATTACCAAGCAGCAGAGGATTTGCATTGCAGCAGGAAAAGGGAATAATGGCGGTGACGGTATCGTTCTTGCCAGGTACCTGCTTCTAAATGGCTATCAGGCAAACCTGTTCTTTCCGTTTGGTCCCCCTGAAGAAGATGGGACAGCAGGCCGGCATTTCCGCTATTTGAAAGCCTGCGGTTTTTCCCCGGTTACGGATGACCTTAAGGGTGATGTGATTGTTGATGCACTGTTTGGTATTGGCTTTCAGCTGCCCTTAAGAGAAGAGGCAAAAGTATGGATAAGACAATTGAACGGGGAGCCGGCGCTTAAAATTTCTATAGACATTCCTTCAGGAGTGGAAGCTGACCATGGTTCTGTCAGTGAAGCGTTCCGGGCGGACTATACATTTTGTCTGCATGGATATAAGCCTTCAGCGTTTTTGGTTCCATCCGGAACATATTACGGCAAAACCGCAGCGGTACCTATCGGACTTCCTCAGGAAGGAAAGATAAGGGTCTGGACAGAGGAGGATGCAATTAACGCGTGGCCATCCTTCGCCGCTTCAGCACATAAAGGAATCTTTGGCACCGGGTATATCATTGCCGGAAGCGACCATATGCCGGGCAGTGCCCTGCTTGCAGCGAAAGGGGCGCTAAGAAGCGGTATTGGAAAGCTGATTATTGGGACAAGTCAATTTGCTTCAGCAATCCTGGCAGGTGAAGTCCCTGAAACCACATACGAATTTGACGGACTTGAAAAAACGGCAAACGGGTCCATACCTAAAAAACTGAAAGCAGCCGCAATTGGACCTGGTTTAGAGAATGAGGATTTAATTGAACAAGCTGTACAAACCTTGCTGGAAGGAGATTTCCCCGTCGTTTTGGACGCAGGTGCCCTTCAAAAACGGCGTTATATGAAAAGAGAGATCCCCCCAATTCTTACGCCCCATCCAGGTGAGTTCAGCAGAATGACAGGATTGACGGTAAAGGACATTCAGAGCAGCCGGATCCAGACTGCTCTTCAATATGCGGCAGAAAACGAAGTTATCCTTATTTTAAAAGGAGAACAAACGGTCATCGCCTTTCCGGATGGTGATGCCATTATTAACCTGACAGGTAATTCTGCGCTCGCAAAAGGGGGAAGCGGGGATACCCTTACCGGAATTCTTACAGCTTGTTTGTGTACCCATCGGACCATTAAAGAGGCAGCTGCAAATGCGGTTCTTATTCATGGAATGACAGCAGATTTGTGGGTAAGCAAATATGGAGTTAGAACCATGACAGCCAGTGATATTTCGGATATGATTCCTGAAGTAATGAAGAATCTAGAGAACAAAAAGGGGATCTGA